One segment of Ricinus communis isolate WT05 ecotype wild-type chromosome 8, ASM1957865v1, whole genome shotgun sequence DNA contains the following:
- the LOC8283691 gene encoding serine/threonine-protein kinase STY46 — MVVMMEENESCGSRVQDSTTSSPSPSHAGRNQRQKLEVYNEVLRRLKESNNEEANQPGFDDELWSHFHRLPTRYALDVNVERAEDVLMHKRLLQLAHDPDNRPAIEIRLVQVPPVSDGNSADSDLSGSPRKGDTQSNRKSIHPPPAFGSSPNLEALALEANKSENGDGDNSVHANSKFSRPMHEITFSTDDKPKLLSQLTSLLAEIGLNIQEAHAFSTVDGYSLDVFVVDGWPYEETEQLRIALEKEVFRIEKHTWPTLSLSPSSEHKQTKIKCDPDHVTIPNDGTDVWEIDPKNLKFENKVASGSYGDLYKGTYCSQEVAIKILKPERINSDLEKEFAQEVFIMRKVRHKNVVQFIGACTKPPSLCIVTEFMSGGSVYDYLHKQKGVFKLPSLLKVAIDVSKGMNYLHQNNIIHRDLKAANLLMDENEVVKVADFGVARVKAQTGVMTAETGTYRWMAPEVIEHKPYDHKADIFSFAIVLWELLTGKLPYEYLTPLQAAVGVVQKGLRPTIPKHTHPKLAELLEKCWQQDPALRPDFSEIIEMLQQIVKEVGEEGEGRKEKSSGGFLSVLRRGHHH, encoded by the exons ATGGTGGTGATGATGGAGGAAAATGAGAGTTGTGGAAGCAGAGTGCAAGATTCTACGACGTCGTCACCGTCTCCGTCGCACGCGGGACGGAACCAGAGACAGAAGTTAGAGGTTTATAATGAGGTTCTTCGTAGGCTTAAAGAATCTAACAATGAAGAGGCTAATCAACCTGGTTTCGACGATGAACTCTGGTCTCACTTTCACCGTCTTCCTACTCg ATATGCATTGGATGTAAATGTGGAAAGAGCAGAAGATGTACTAATGCACAAGAGATTGTTACAATTGGCTCACGATCCTGATAATAGACCTGCCATTGAAATACGCCTCGTTCAG GTTCCACCAGTTTCTGATGGGAATTCTGCTGATTCTGATCTTTCAGGCTCTCCTCGTAAAGGAGATACCCAAAGTAATAGAAAAAG CATACATCCACCACCAGCATTTGGTTCATCCCCTAATCTTGAAGCACTTGCGCTTGAAGCAAATAAATCCGAAAATGGAGACGGTGATAATTCCGTACATGCAAATTCAAAGTTCTCTAG GCCCATGCATGAAATAACTTTTTCAACAGATGACAAGCCAAAACTTCTTAGTCAG TTAACTTCCTTGCTTGCTGAAATTGGGTTGAACATCCAAGAAGCACATGCTTTCTCCACTGTTGATGGCTACTCATTGGATGTCTTTGTGGTTGATGGTTGGCCATATGAG GAAACAGAGCAGCTTAGAATTGCATTGGAAAAGGAAGTTTTCAGGATTGAG AAGCATACTTGGCCTACTCTTTCATTATCGCCTTCTAGTGAGCACAAACAAACCAAAATCAAATGTGATCCTGATCATGTGACAATACCTAATGATGGGACTGATGTCTGGGAAATTGATCCTAAGAACTTGAAGTTTGAGAACAAAGTTGCATCTGGATCATATGGTGACCT GTACAAGGGCACATACTGTAGTCAGGAAGTGGCTATTAAAATTCTCAAGCCTGAGCGTATAAATTCAGATTTGGAGAAGGAGTTTGCCCAGGAAGTATTTATAATGAG GAAGGTTAGACATAAGAATGTTGTACAATTTATAGGTGCATGTACCAAGCCCCCGAGCTTGTGCATTGTAACAG aatttatgtCTGGTGGAAGCGTGTATGACTACCTACACAAACAGAAGGGTGTCTTTAAGCTCCCATCCTTGCTAAAAGTAGCAATAGATGTCTCCAAAGGAATGAACTACTTGcaccaaaataatataattcacAGGGATTTGAAAGCTGCAAACCTTCTCATGGATGAAAATGAG GTGGTTAAGGTTGCTGATTTTGGGGTTGCCAGAGTGAAGGCTCAGACTGGAGTGATGACAGCTGAAACTGGGACCTATAGATGGATGGCTCCTGAG GTCATTGAACACAAGCCATATGACCACAAGGCTGACATTTTCAGTTTTGCGATTGTGTTATGGGAGTTGTTAACTGGAAAG CTTCCATACGAGtacttaaccccattacaagcAGCTGTTGGTGTGGTTCAAAAG GGTCTGCGGCCTACAATTCCAAAGCACACTCATCCAAAGCTGGCTGAGTTGCTTGAGAAATGCTGGCAGCAAGATCCAGCACTACGACCTGATTTCTCTGAGATTATAGAGATGCTGCAGCAAATAGTAAAGGAG GTTGGGGAAGAAGGTGAAGGGCGTAAGGAGAAATCATCTGGAGGATTCCTATCTGTACTGAGAAGGGGGCACCACCACTGA